In Prionailurus viverrinus isolate Anna chromosome C2, UM_Priviv_1.0, whole genome shotgun sequence, one DNA window encodes the following:
- the CCDC54 gene encoding LOW QUALITY PROTEIN: coiled-coil domain-containing protein 54 (The sequence of the model RefSeq protein was modified relative to this genomic sequence to represent the inferred CDS: deleted 1 base in 1 codon; substituted 1 base at 1 genomic stop codon), with amino-acid sequence MYKLXTKRVKAAAGQMWTSNLSKIRQALKNFYHKCKNHPDSTRHPTMTSYDCDQDDMSTDEEMNLIVMLQEIKTAQIELLSQMTDILSVISKMQENTDFYQKQMEILETRMNVNEDKQCTVTKDIFSTKKHIDALKKKVTELESQNCCSSIHCLEVLEGELLGKEIIEQLHKLIQPETLKNTLASTHDRISSAEPEKVPSCPEPTDHLEKKTISSKIKTPKKSNGQNALRSLRKPKSNIYIYPDFSTWIKLTFVHEGKWRFFLKATKLQEFIQGLLSKPTIPPEEPQLITQRYCPFTGPIASLTAFCLSVFNYVHCLFGFSKEEVTRL; translated from the exons ATGTACAAACTTTAAACCAAAAGGGTAAAAGCTGCTGCTGGGCAGATGTGGACTTCAAATCTCTCCAAGATCCGACaagctcttaaaaatttttaccaTAAATGTAAGAACCACCCAGATTCAACTAGACATCCAACTATGACTTCCTATGATTGTGATCAAGATGACATGAGTACTGATGAAGAAATGAATCTTATAGTAATGCTCCAAGAA ATTAAAACTGCCCAAATTGAACTCCTCAGTCAAATGACTGACATTCTCAGTGTGATATCCAAAATGCAGGAAAATACTGACTTTTATCAGAAGCAGATGGAGATACTGGAAACCAGAATGAATGTTAATGAAGACAAACAATGTACAGTAACTAAAGATATCTTCTCTACGAAGAAACACATTGATGCTTTAAAGAAGAAGGTAACAGAACTGGAAAGCCAGAATTGTTGCTCCAGCATACATTGTTTAGAAGTTCTGGAAGGAGAACTTCTGGGTAAAGAGATCATAGAACAACTTCACAAACTCATACAACCAGAAACTTTGAAGAACACATTGGCTTCTACACACGACAGAATCTCTTCAGCAGAACCAGAAAAAGTGCCCAGTTGTCCTGAGCCCACTGATCATCTTGAGAAGAAAACAATTTCCTCCAAAATTAAAACTCCGAAAAAAAGTAACGGCCAAAATGCATTAAGAAGCCTTAGAAAACCAaagtcaaatatttatatttatccagACTTTAGTACATGGATCAAGCTAACTTTTGTCCATGAAGGAAAGTGGAGATTTTTCCTCAAAGCTACCAAGTTACAGGAATTCATCCAGGGGCTTCTTTCTAAGCCAACCATCCCTCCTGAGGAACCACAACTCATAACCCAGAGATATTGTCCCTTCACTGGGCCTATTGCGAGTTTGacggcattctgtctctctgttttcaACTACGTTcattgtctttttggtttctcaAAAGAGGAAGTAACTCGACTATAG